The sequence below is a genomic window from Brachyhypopomus gauderio isolate BG-103 chromosome 20, BGAUD_0.2, whole genome shotgun sequence.
TAAGGGGATTTCTCTGACGTACCAGGAAATGCCAATCTTTGCCTCTCATAGCACCATCTCAACTAAAATGGCTTTAATGGTATTATTTAAGGCCAGTTATTCAGTGATTACATGATAAATTCATTAGAAATGCAGTCTTTTGTAGTAATTTAGTATCTTACTGGAAAAAACTTTTgtctatttttttaaatgtttttctttatCTTCCGTAGTCTATttttttacttaacaaaagCTTAAAATTAGTGTTTCAGGTAGCTGGTGAGACTACAGTTAGGCAAAATTATTCAAAGTGATTTTTGAAGTTGGCCAGTTGTGATCATTCCACACTGACCGCTTTGCATTTACGGCTTAAATAATTGAACTCATGAAAcaacttttaaaataaagtagACAACATTGCCTGAATATGCCTACCTGCTGTTGCTTCATCTCTGTGCAGCGGTTCTGAACctttaaaatgcatttaaaacgatcgACGACTCGAAATGAAATCACTCAAGCAAAAAACGTGACTGGATGATACTTTGTGAAACTTTCAAGGGAATTCCCTAGGCTTTACATGGAGAATACGATGTGAAAAATTACAAAGATAAAAGACAACTCGAATGAATGGTTTCCGTAATACTTAAATGTTTAAGTAATATAAAAGCTTAACATGAAGTAGAAAGTATCTATAACCTACTTCAAGTTCCTTATCTACAACGCACTTTCCGATATAAAATGGATATCCTATAATACTCAATTTCAATACTCTTATCTCCTTATTCATGTCGATAATACAATTAGTTCAAACTGAAAAAAATCGATCGGTCCGATTCAACAGTAGCTTGAAACCCAGCTTGATATCAAGTTTATTCTCAAAAGTGCATTCATAAAACAACCAATGTGAAATAAAAACAGATTTCAAATGCTACACAATACTTTTAGATGATGTACATTAGCAAACATCTACATTTACAGATATTTCTCTAAAATGGAGGGCTTTAATGTGTCAGTTTGTTCAGTCTTCAAAGATGCTGATTTATGACAAGGCAACACCCAAACATAATGCTTTCTATAGATTTCCACAAGGCTGTAAGGTTTAGGATTCTAAGTAACTGTAAAGGAATTTGCAATAGACCTACTTGGCTCTGAAGAATGTATAAGTGCATTATATATGTAACAACAGCTTGGCACTCTTATGTGGTAAAGTCGCTGTGGATCCCAGTGTCTTTATATGAGCTCTTTACATGTATTTGCTAATGCATATATTTGCATATATGTATAAATTTGGGACAAATAAAACAGTGCTATTGCCATGAAGTGGACTATGGCCTCTTTAAAAAATGAGCTCAATTGTTTTTTGTGCTATCCTTAGATGACATCGTTTTAACAGGATAgctgtatttaaaaaaacacatttgaggGCTAATATTAAAAAAGGGATTTCAAAGTAGGGAGAGCACAGCTTTTAGCAACTAAAATCACCTTAAAAGTGGAGTTTCTTATGTCATCACTGCTGGTATTATATTCAATACGAATCCAGACCAAGATGCGTCCACAGGAGCAGTGAAACATGAAGGTATGCTTGACCCCAAACCGCTTCACTACCTTAAAGTGAGTGAACGCTAATATAGGCCAGATAAATACTGTATATGTGACCTAGATCACATCTACAGGGTTCCCACTAGCCTTTATATAGCCCTGTTAGCATCTGTTCAATTCCAGACAATCTCAAAGTCTCATCCTTTCTTTCACATCACTGTCTTCAAAAGAGGGCACCCTCTTTCAGCTTCCACAACAGGAGAAGAGGGTGTCTGCTCCGAGCCTCTGTATGGAGCGTGGACCGACGCGCACGGCGGTGTCCCCGTCTTGTCGGAGGCCCCTTCCTCCCCCtcagcctcctcttcctcttgctgCTGCACTGACGAGAGGTACTGCTCGAGCAGGCTGCTGTCCCCCGTGTCCCCGCCCACAGGCGCCCCAGCCAAACACGCGGCTCCTGCAGACTTCACCGTTTCAGGGGATCTGGTTCCTGTGGCGGTACTGCTCAGGCTGTCctccagcgccccctgctgctcACCGGGGGAATGGAAGCCCGACTCGGGGATAGACAGCTCGCTGTGCAGAGGGGGAACTGTGGCCTTGGGGCCGGCGCATTTGGAGCTCAGGACGGAGATTACAGAGGGGGACAAACAGCTGAGCTGCTCCTTCACAGAAGACTGCCATTCCAGCATGGCCTGAAGCTgtgacaagacaaacaaataaacaagcgCTGCAGAGAAACACAGTGTCTGAAAAAGAAGTCATTATTTCTGCTGCGTCACAATTCCTCATAAAATTATATTACCACGACCAATGCATGACTCACTTTTGAGGTTATAAAgtttatatataaaacacaaaaaacacaagaaaggctaagaaaaatttaaaaattatttgttTCACATAATTTCTTTTATTTAAGAAGGAAGCAAATgtataataaaaaatgaataaaaaggtTGCTGATATTGTAAAAGCGGTGTGGTTCTAAATCTCTCAGTGCTGTAgacattaatatatatatatataacattaatataAACATTTTCTCATGTAGTCACATGAGtattcacacgcacacacagggtTGACCAATGACACGACTCTTGGCCAGACTTCCTCAAACCTACGAGGCTTAGGTTTATATTTCAGTAGGAAACCAAGAGAACGAGATATCAGGAGAAGAGCGCGAGAGAAAGTGAGACACAGAGTCCGTGTGCGAGCAGACGGCCATTCCTACCTGTTTCCAGAGGAACTTCACAGCCTCTTCCTGTACCATCCTCTGTAGTTTCTCCTCTTCCTGCTGCCTCCGCACCCTATTCCAAGAGATCAGGAGACAGCTGTATATTGTCAGTAGTAAGCAACAACAAATTTGAAAACCACTGTAGAATCTTTTTTTACCTTTCCAGCTCTGCTGTCAGGTAGACTATGTGATCCTGCATTCTGCGCAGGCGAATCTCGCAGCGCACCTCTTTGGCCTGCGGGTGGTGCTGACGAGTCCAGTGTCCCCTCCACCAAGACTGAATCTTGACAGCAGCTTCCCCTGGGTCGCACTGTGCCACCTTAGCGTGTGGATCCGTGTGCTCAGTGTCCACCTCAGGGCTATTCTGTAACACAGCCTCTCCGTTCAGGAGACCGCTCTGGTCCTTGATGATTCCCAAATGGTCGGTTTGTGAGTCGGTTTGCGAGGACGAGTACCGACACCTATCCTCAGCCGAACAATCTAGTCCATTTGTCCGAGGGGAAGCATCGATAACAGGAAGGTTAGGGCTCGTTTCTGTCTCCGCCTTCACGGTGCGAGACCGGGCAGGGTACGGAGGGGCTAGCGAATCAGGCTCATCCAGCTCCTCGTCTTCGCTCTCTGGGGACGGCGGGGAGTGGACGGCGGAGTTCACAGGCAGGAAAGCAGACTCGGAGGAGAGGAGGCTGCCATGGAGCTTCTCCTCATCTGTCTGCATGTCCTCCAAGACCAAGCTCTCCTCACCACACGCAGGGGCTCGCTTGGCGTTGAGCGTCGTTGAGGAGGAATTGCTCATCCAGGTGTTCACCTGGACAACCGGTTTGGTAGAATCTGTCAACAGCAAATGTACAAAAAACGGAGTGAAAGGGACAATATGACAGAGATGTATTATAagttgtggaggtgtgatgttaACAGTGAATGGCTATGACAGAGAAGCCAAAGAACGTCAGCAGATGACCGTTGATGGAGATCAGGAAAAATAATATGGCTTATCTACATCAGGGATGTTAAGACTGTTAACCAGTTAACTTCATTCAACAGTGAATACTATCAAACAGTAATTACTTTACATGTTCTTCTATTGGACATgcttatatattttaattgattttcaAATCAAGTGAAAAATTCTGCTTTGTAAAATACACAGTGTACTGTACAGTTTTTTCATGAGTAAACACACCCTGATTTGAATCATTGGTTAATTATCAAGCCTTTTATGAGTTGAGTTGTGTGGTTTAAAGGTAAATGTAAAAGTGTGTAGTGCTTGGCTCTCCCAGATGTGAACTTCACATCTGATCTATACCAATGTGTGATGGAACTCAACCTGGCTGGTCGTGGACAGTGATGGTTTCACTTGTGGCCTCTGAAAGTTTGGCTGTATCGATCCAGTGCTGATCCACATCTAGCTGAGTTGGGCGAGGAGGACTCGGTGAGACACAGTGACCAACCTGGAGCAGCTGTCTCTGGTGCTGCCTGTAGGACCACAGTGCCAGGAAAGCTCGGATTATTAAGGTAGAGTCACAAATGCCTAGTCGGCTTAATTCTTCGTTACATGATGCAAATGAGCATCTTGATGTTAGCTTTCATTCACGGCTGACCACATTAGTATCTTAGCTGGAGGTCATCTGGTGAAATATGTGTAAAAACGTCCCCGTGCTGGTTTCCCTGGGGCACCTCTGTTTGTTGAGGATCCTCTCCAGCCTGGCATCCTCTGCAGACTGAAGCGCAGGACTAGTGGTCAAGGGGCACGTGGCAGCCAGGTACTGGACCAGCTGCACATGTTGCCCAGGACGAAAGGTCCGACCTTTGCCCTGGCTATACAACCACTCTGCCTTGAGCCTGGAATTTTAAATAGAAATAAGTAAAATTAGAAAATGCAAACCATCTCACAAGGAACTGCAGTAACACCTACTAATTcataaaactaaaaaaaaaatagatatGGACTTAATTTTTATAGTTTTTAATATGATGTAATAAAGAATGAGAACAGGAATTGTATGCAACAGTAAATATGTCACATAACAATCAGACTTTGACTATGGTTTGGATGGATTTTTATAGGTTATACTCCACTCACAATACTCCACTCACCCCTCTTTCTGTGAAACCACATATCCATCAAGCACCTTCAGATTAAGGCACCAGCTCACAACATATGGGCGATAATCACACCCAGGCAAGGATGGTGTAGACATCACACACGGGTTGCTCATGATGGACAGCTGCTCAATGTTATAAAGAGGGGCTAAGTAGGAAACCTAGAAAGGAGTTATCAGTGAACATACTGTATAAATGCACAGAAATACATCACGCTTATAAAACAGACAATACTTGATAAGAAAGAGCAACTCTGAAAGAACCTCGTTCAGATCTCGGATCTCATTTTCGGCCAGTGAGAGGATGGAGAGGTTTGGAGGAAAATGGCAAGGGACACTGCGCAGAGTTGTGATAATGTTCCCATGGAGAAGAAGCGTCTGGAAAAGGTGAGACGCTGCATCATTATGGTGTTACTCCTGCCTAACTTTCACTGGCATTATACGGAGTTATTtacaaaaatgtttaaatgtgtagccacacacacataagtaAGTATTCGGTCACCCACTTTTAAGGCAAAGAGCTTTGAGAGGTCGCCTGTGTGCGAAATGTTGTTGTCAGATAGATCCAGATGTTGCAGAGCCACACAGCTGTTCAGCTGCTCTATGATCTGAAATAAATACAGAATCATAAGATCCGAGGGGAAACACTCTACTGtacactgtactgtactgaTTACGTACTGTCAACAGTCAATTGTCTCTACCTTTATGTTGTTCCCTGCCAGGTTTAGCCACTCAAGGTGCATCAGGTCTTTCAGTCCTTCTATGTAGCCAATGCTGTTGTTAGGGAGGTTCAACACTTTTAAGCTTGTGAGTTTTGACACCCCCATCATGCGAACAAGACGGTTACAGGCGACAGACAGCTGTGCACAGGGAGAAAATTAAACAGTTATTTCCTCGACCTTTCACcaataaatatgcaaatgacACAAACGTTAATACTGCACAGGACTTTACAAGCGCAGCATttcaaaaaaaggaaaaagagtTCTGGGTAAGGGCTATGAACACACTACAGTACCTGTTGCAGTTCTGTATTTCTTTCCAGATGTTCTAGCTTAATGATGTGGTTGTGGTCAAGAACGATGGTGTGGGTGTCCAGTGAACAGCAAAAAGTTGGATCCAGTTTGTGGAGACCTCGACTTGAAAGATCAACTAAACCAGGACCTTAACAGCAACACTAAAGTTAGTCAAAACACAGAAACCTCACATTGTCCACAACATAGATCGTCTTGCTTTCTTTAGTCCAACGGCGAACTGACAGGACCTGCTGTCTTACAGAGTGACTTTCTCCAGCTGCAGTGGCCACCATCAAACTGATAAACAAGCTCCTGACATCGATACAACATCGATAGATACGAGATTCAGATGTGCTAATGTACAGGGTGCACGATGGAAACAAGTACAAATATACGTCTTGTGTGGTGACCCACTGATCATAGTGACCCACACAAGGACGGCGGATGCGTCAGGTGAAACATTATTTGGAGCACTGAGCACCAATATAAAAACAAGCCAGTATCTaagctagctaacgttagcttgCTAACGCGCATCGCTATCCGTTTTCAGCACGAAATTATATGCAACCAAAACGATTACCTTATAGCACATAGTTATAAAAATAATTATACACTGATATGTAATGCAGATATTTAAATACAACGGCAGCGTACCTTCGTAGTTTGACATTTGACTGAAAGGATCGGGTACACCGTCTCTCTCAGTCGTCGCCATACTTCCCGCTTGTGTCACCGCCAGGCAACCGATCGCCAATTTGATTGGTTATATAAAGTTAcacattaaaatatattttcagaTTTTTGCAAGCCGTTGTGtcaatatatatattcagaAATGCGTTTAATTCGCATAAATATGACGTTTTCGCAAAACGGCTATCTTTATAAACCGACTACCCAcaattcctcttcctcttccctgTCTGACTCGCCGCCATGAAGTAAGGGTTCTACCGTGTTATCCATCAACATCTTACTCAAAATCCTTAAAATACGTCGATAACTGCAACCGTGAAACAAATAAGATGTGTATTAGTTCAATAATCCTACATTATTTTCGCCTTACAGGGTTGAGCTGTGCAGTTTCAGTGGGTACAAAATTTATCCCGGCCACGGCCGGCGCTATGCCAGGATCGACGGAAAGGTAATGGCCGTTTCACTCCATTATTAACAATATACACGTTATTGAAGAATAGTCGGTCTGTCGGGACTTTTAAAAACCAGCGGCGCAAAAGGTTCTCATTTGTTAAAGTTAAAACAGGGCAGTATTACGTTAACTGGTATCTTAGCATCGTTTTTTTCCCGTCGAGAGCACCGGCCTGCGTTACCTAGTAGTGTAGGCTCATACTGCTCACATTGAGAGTATCGTTGGTTATGGTAGTAACCGTCTTACTCTAACTTACTCTCGGACAATGTGCATATTTGGTTTGTTATACATGGCACAGAAAGCAAATGTCTCTTGGCTAACGTAATACCTGTATTGTCTTGagcgttattatttattttcccGATCTGTCTGTCTAAAGTGCTTCCCACTGTTCAAATGTTCAAATGTAACGTGTTGTTCTTTTACTTGCTGCTCTTGGGGTCTGCATTTGCCGCGTTGTCATATTTTGCATCTCTCTCGCTTCAGGTGTTCCAGTTCCTGAATGCTAAATGCGAGTCTGCTTTCCTGAACAAGAGGAACCCCCGGCAGATCAACTGGACCGTTCTGTACAGACGCAAGCACAAGAAGGGCCAGTCTGTAAGTGTGGTGGCCGTAATGTGTACTTGCACTTGGATGTGGACTATTCTTGAATGAAACTGTTATAAggtcgtacacacacacaggtacatccCAGAGACACAGTCCTGAACTCTTCAGTGGTGGGGTCTCAGTTGGGACTAACTAACTTTGTGCACTTATAGCAGAAGATTACATTGGTTTTGTGGCTACCTTGGGTTTCTGACTGTTGACTGTTTTCTGCTCAGGAAGAGGTGACGAAGAAACGCACCCGCCGAGCTGTTAAGTTCCAGAGGGCCATCACTGGAGCCTCCCTGGCTGAAATCCTTGCCAAGAGGAACCAGAAACCTGAAGTGCGCAAGGCCCAGAGGGAGCAGGCCATCAGGTCGGTGTTTGAAACCTGCGTTTTTAAGTCTGTGTATGTAAGCCACATTTCAAGCTTATTTTTTAGTGTCTATATACTATTCAGTGCTGTCACATGGGATCAATTTGTATTGTATAATGAAATTGAAATTTTGTAACTGAGGCAGCATTTGGTATCTTGTAAAATCTACTGGCTCAGAAGAACCTGTGATGCATGTTATTGCGTGGTTCACGTTTGTCTGATTTATATTTAGAAATTGATTGGCAAGTTGAACAAACTATTATATTCATTCCAGAAACATGGACGGTTACCACTGCAACCACTATTTACTTGTGGTGTTCTGTTCTGGGGGTTACTTGGCACTGTATTgagttgtgtgtgggtggatttGCTTTGAGATTGTATACATACATAATGATGAAGTTGAAGTTGTGGATGTCATTGCATTATATCTGGTAAGCTGTTTTGAGTTGTTTAGTGTCCTTGGGCtgtatgtaaattatatatattttttttactgtttgatTAATTTTGATCCTGGACTGTGCTTAGAATATTCAAAATACTCCAGATGATAACTGCATGTTCAATGTTTGATATTGGGCTTTTTATTGCCATCTAAAGGCGTTGCAGTACGACTATCCTCTGTCGCTGCTGTGTCAAAGGTGGCATAGAACACAAAGGGCTAAGTTTACGCTTAGTACCCGCTTCTGCAATGGGTTTAAGTGCCATTATGGTCCGACAAATCATAATTATGGCTTAGTTTGGGATTTCCACCCCTAAATGTTGTTCTACATAGAACAACAAAAGGTTTGAACTGCAGTGTTGCAGTCCATTACTGATCACTGTTCAGTTTCTATAATTTGCCAATTGTATAATCCACTGTTTCATCTTTGACTAATTTTGATCCTGGATAGCATGCTAGATTATTTGTAATACTTGAATTCCTGATTACCCTTCTGCCTTGGAATGCTTTTCTAGTTGTGATGCTCACCAGGTCTCCAGTCTCGTGTTCTACCCCATCTAACGCTGATGAGGCCTTGTGTTGGGCGTTATATTTGCCAGCATGTGTTCATATGAACCCTGTTGTTTTTACCCCTTAGAGCTGCTAAGGAGGCCAAGAAGGCCAAACAGGCAAGCAAGAAGGTCACCATGCAGAGCACAAAGGTGAGAACCAGATTGTATTGTGCTTTTTGAAGACAGTTATGTGGGGAGAAGTACAGTGTGCCTGATGAAGAGTTGTTGTTGGTATACCAATGTGGAAATGAAATGTTGATGGCAGGCTGTTTTGATGTTGGGCTTTTTATTGCCATCTAAAGGCGTTGCAGTACGACTTTTTTCTGTCGTTGCTGTGTCAAAGGTGGCATAGAACAAAAGGGCTATGTTTACACTTAGTACCCGCTTCTGCAATGGGTTTAAGTGCCATGATGGTCCGACAAATTGTAGTTGTGGCTTAGTTGGGGTTTTCCACCCCTAAATGTTGATCTACATAGAACAGCAAACTAGAATTTGTCATTGGTATAACCTGCTGTTTCTTAAATATTTTAGTCCTGGGAGATGCAACAGTTACATATCTTTGAGGGGAGGATGGTTTTTGAGTTCCTGTAGTAGCCAATAACACGGAGTTGTTTGAACGTGTAATGTTGTTTTTCATACAGGCTCCTGCCAAGGCTGCACCCAAACAGAAGATCGCCAAGCCTATGAAGGTCAACGCTCCACGTGTTGGTGGCAAACGCTAAATTTGTCCCGTTATGTACAAATAAAAATTATTGAGTACTTTTGGGATTTATTTTCTGATCTTTTGCTGTGCATTCTATACACATAGGTAATGGCTCAAAGtgcttttttaatttttattaccCATTTTAAACCATTTTAAACCAGGCAAACATGACCTGATTATTTCTGAGGAATTAAAGATGGAACTCTGTGCAGCCCCATTCTAGAACATGCAGGTTAAACTTCCATTGAGAAAACTCACTGGTTCATTGATGTGTTCCTGAGAGATGCTGAGTGACTGTTGACGTTTTCAGATGTTTGAAAGGGTTGACATTTGAATCTGAGATGTTCAGATTTGTTTTGTGCATGTCCACAAGAGCAGGGTATAGAATTTAAATcaataattacatttatttcaCATTAATACTCAACAACAATACTATTATCGGCTAATGAAACTGATTTACATAGTACCCCCTGTTTAAAATGATTTGGAATATAGAACAAAACTTAGTGTGACAGAATAGAcaaataatacaataaaatcAACAAAAGACATACTTTATGGTATTCTGAAATGGAAGAGGCAGGGGTGTACAAATGCCCTGCAGACATTGGCTGGTGGTTTCTCTCGCCGTGTATTACAGGTTGTCCTCTCACCTGCTTGCCAGCAAGTTGAAATTTTTTTCACCTGATGGGGGCAGCAGTACCACCAACATGCTGCTTGTTAAAGTTAGCTGAATTGTCATTTTGTAATTGTGCAAATACATTTACTTGACATTTTCCAAAGCTACAACCAAAATGTCCAAACTTGAGTGAGATGGAAATCAGAATACTTATCCATAAAGAGGCAAAGCAAATACGACTTTTTAAAGTGGCTTTTATATTAAAGGAGTTGAAAATAAAAAAGCATGATCATTACAATATTCAGAGGATGAGAGGTTAGAAAAATATAGAGAAAATTCTTCACCTGGAAGTGCAGGGTCTGACATCTAGCAGTGTTACTTCACAGCAAGGCAGTCTGGATTTGATTCTCTGGTCGGTTTTATGTgaagtttgcatgttctccctgtgcctgtgtgttttctctgggtactccggtttcctcccacagatgtgtgttgggttgatggacacaaattaagtgttatatccagagttgcatgga
It includes:
- the cep97 gene encoding centrosomal protein of 97 kDa, encoding MATTERDGVPDPFSQMSNYEGPGLVDLSSRGLHKLDPTFCCSLDTHTIVLDHNHIIKLEHLERNTELQQLSVACNRLVRMMGVSKLTSLKVLNLPNNSIGYIEGLKDLMHLEWLNLAGNNIKIIEQLNSCVALQHLDLSDNNISHTGDLSKLFALKTLLLHGNIITTLRSVPCHFPPNLSILSLAENEIRDLNEVSYLAPLYNIEQLSIMSNPCVMSTPSLPGCDYRPYVVSWCLNLKVLDGYVVSQKEGLKAEWLYSQGKGRTFRPGQHVQLVQYLAATCPLTTSPALQSAEDARLERILNKQRQHQRQLLQVGHCVSPSPPRPTQLDVDQHWIDTAKLSEATSETITVHDQPDSTKPVVQVNTWMSNSSSTTLNAKRAPACGEESLVLEDMQTDEEKLHGSLLSSESAFLPVNSAVHSPPSPESEDEELDEPDSLAPPYPARSRTVKAETETSPNLPVIDASPRTNGLDCSAEDRCRYSSSQTDSQTDHLGIIKDQSGLLNGEAVLQNSPEVDTEHTDPHAKVAQCDPGEAAVKIQSWWRGHWTRQHHPQAKEVRCEIRLRRMQDHIVYLTAELERVRRQQEEEKLQRMVQEEAVKFLWKQLQAMLEWQSSVKEQLSCLSPSVISVLSSKCAGPKATVPPLHSELSIPESGFHSPGEQQGALEDSLSSTATGTRSPETVKSAGAACLAGAPVGGDTGDSSLLEQYLSSVQQQEEEEAEGEEGASDKTGTPPCASVHAPYRGSEQTPSSPVVEAERGCPLLKTVM
- the rpl24 gene encoding large ribosomal subunit protein eL24 codes for the protein MKVELCSFSGYKIYPGHGRRYARIDGKVFQFLNAKCESAFLNKRNPRQINWTVLYRRKHKKGQSEEVTKKRTRRAVKFQRAITGASLAEILAKRNQKPEVRKAQREQAIRAAKEAKKAKQASKKVTMQSTKAPAKAAPKQKIAKPMKVNAPRVGGKR